A genomic stretch from Larus michahellis chromosome 7, bLarMic1.1, whole genome shotgun sequence includes:
- the VTN gene encoding vitronectin: protein MRLLVPALLLALLATARAAEDSCEGRCDDAFDARRKCQCDTLCVYYQSCCSDYSTVCKAKVTRGDVFALPEDDYLDYNLPVDFSTVGDTEAPPTEVPPSLLTVQPTLETEPDPEETLTEVPVEVVPSTTPDGAGERDPVEEPEELCSRKPFDAFTDLKNGSLYAFRGKYFYELDKTSVRPGYPKLISDVWGIEGPIDAAFTRINCQGKTYLFKGSQYWRFDDGVLDPGYPRDISEGFEGIPNNIDAAFALPAHSYHGNERVYFFKDKLYWSYDFAHQPTQADCEKSSPSAVFNHYAFMNRDSWEDVFQILFGSRMTGASSPRYISKDWRGVPSRLDAAMAGRIYVASQQPRRRKSRRQRKRYKSHRSLNLGFWRWLQNDSESAGIESDWLSGSQCKTLQSVYFFVGDKYYRVNLQTKRVDLVQPRYPRSIAQYWLDCPQPGEEST, encoded by the exons ATGAGGCTGCTCGTCCCTGCCCTCCTACTAGCCCTGCTTGCCACCGCCCGTGCTGCTGAAG ATTCCTGCGAGGGCCGCTGCGATGATGCCTTCGACGCGCGGCGCAAGTGCCAGTGCGACACCCTCTGCGTGTACTACCAGAGCTGCTGCAGCGACTACTCCACCGTCTGCAAAGCCAAAG TGACCCGGGGAGACGTGTTCGCTTTGCCGGAGGACGACTACCTTGACTACAACCTCCCCGTCGACTTCAGTACGGTAGGGGACACGGAGGCACCCCCCACAGAGGTGCCCCCGTCCCTGTTGACGGTGCAGCCCACGCTGGAGACCGAGCCGGACCCCGAGGAGACGCTGACGGAGGTGCCTGTGGAGGTGGTGCCCAGCACCACGCCGGATGGCGCCGGGGAGCGGGACCCCGTGGAGGAGCCCGAGGAGCTGTGCAGCAGGAAACCTTTCGACGCCTTCACTGACCTGAAGAACGGTTCCCTTTATGCTTTCCGAG ggaagtaCTTCTACGAGCTGGACAAGACGAGCGTGCGGCCCGGCTACCCCAAGCTCATCAGCGATGTCTGGGGCATCGAGGGCCCCATCGACGCAGCCTTCACCCGCATCAACTGCCAGGGCAAGACTTACCTGTTCAAG GGCAGCCAGTACTGGCGCTTTGACGACGGAGTCCTGGACCCCGGGTACCCACGCGACATCTCCGAGGGCTTCGAAGGCATCCCGAACAACATCGACGCTGCCTTCGCCCTCCCCGCGCACAGCTACCACGGCAATGAGAGAGTCTATTTCTTCAAGG ACAAGTTATACTGGTCGTACGACTTCGCCCACCAGCCCACGCAGGCGGACTGCGAGAAGTCCTCCCCCTCGGCCGTGTTCAACCACTACGCCTTCATGAACCGCGACAGCTGGGAGGACGTCTTCCAGATCCTCTTCGGCAGCAGGATGA ccGGGGCCAGCAGCCCGCGGTACATCAGCAAAGACTGGCGGGGGGTGCCCAGCCGGCTGGATGCCGCCATGGCCGGCAGGATCTACGTGGCCTCCCAGCAGCCCCGGAGGAGGAAGTCTCGCCGCCAGCGCAAGAGGTACAAGAGCCACCGCTCACTGAATTTGGGCTTCTGGAGATGGCTGCAAAACGACTCCGAGTCCGCGGGCATTGAAAGCGACTGGCTGTCAGGCTCCCAGTGCAAGACCCTCCAGAGCGTCTACTTCTTTGTAGGAG acAAATACTACCGCGTCAACCTGCAAACCAAGCGCGTGGACCTGGTGCAGCCCCGCTACCCGCGCTCCATCGCCCAGTACTGGCTGGACTGCCCGCAGCCCGGGGAGGAGAGCACCTGA
- the SARM1 gene encoding NAD(+) hydrolase SARM1 produces MPMVLTLLVSLYKLGRFFAMAGAERLVVPECVSQAGSWAGGGSSREHREVSPGVNMDVRAALDRILPALHRTIARAKQASSPVELRKAIAEVFQLVEEAWGMPTVGRDVAKVLCDTIRLEGGLDLLLNLLYTAELETKCQAGRLLEQILVAENRDRIARIGLGVILNLAKERDVPQLAQSVSGILEHMFKHTEETCFQLISDGGLDAILYWCRWTDPIVLRHCAMALANCAMYGGQANQRLMIEKRTAEWLFPLVFSRDDELIRLHACLAITVLATNKEIEKEVERSGTLALVEPFIASLDPEQFACEMLGSSDNSQGRTADDLQRLVPLLDSSRLEAQCIAAFYLCTEAAIKTRQKKTKIFSEIGATQSLKRVVCYSTSSTTSSLAKKVLRMIGEEVPRRILPTVPNWKPCEVQTWLQQIGFNKYCQSFLDHQVDGDILLRLTEEELQEDLGMESSITRKRFFRELTELKTFANYSTCDRSNLADWLGSIDPKFRQYTYNLLTSGINRNFLHRVTEQQLQEDCHINTGFHRVRILTAAREMLHSPITLQTASDGTDVFISYRRSTGSQLASLLKVHLQLHGFSVFIDVEKLEAGKFEDKLIQSVMSARNFVLVLSPNALDKCMGDPECKDWVHKEIVTALNSGKNIVPVTDHFEWPDPETLPKDMRAVLKFNGIKWSHEYQEATIDKIIRFLQGRSSRDSSAGSENGLDCLPSLGQP; encoded by the exons ATGCCGATGGTGCTCACCTTGCTCGTCTCCCTCTATAAGCTTGGCCGGTTCTTCGCCATGGCGGGTGCGGAGAGGCTGGTGGTGCCCGAGTGCGTGAGCCAGGCGGGGagctgggccggggggggcagctcCAGGGAGCACCGGGAGGTCTCCCCCGGGGTCAACATGGATGTGAGAGCAGCCCTGGACCGGATCCTGCCCGCCCTGCACCGGACCATCGCCCGCGCCAAGCAGGCATCCAGCCCGGTGGAGCTGAGGAAGGCCATCGCCGAGGTCTTCCAGCTGGTGGAGGAAGCCTGGGGGATGCCCACGGTGGGGAGGGACGTGGCCAAAGTGCTGTGCGACACGATCCGCCTGGAGGGGGGCCTGGACCTGCTGCTGAACCTGCTGTACACGGCGGAGCTGGAGACCAAGTGCCAGGCAGGAAGACTCCTGGAGCAGATCCTGGTGGCAGAAAACAG gGATCGGATCGCTCGGATCGGTCTGGGAGTGATCCTGAACTTAGCCAAGGAGCGGGACGTTCCCCAGCTGGCGCAGAGTGTCTCCGGTATCCTGGAGCACATGTTCAAACACACCGAGGAGACCTGTTTCCAGCTCATCTCTGATGGAGGCCTGGATGCTATCCTCTACTGGTGCCGCTGGACAGACCCCATCGTGCTGCGGCACTGCGCCATGGCCTTGGCCAACTGTGCCATGTACGGAGGGCAGGCCAACCAGCGCCTGATGATCGAGAAGAGGACAGCAGAGTGGCTTTTCCCACTGGTGTTCTCCAGGGACGACGAACTGATCCGCCTGCACGCGTGCCTGGCCATCACGGTGCTGGCCACCAACAAAGAAATCGAGAAGGAGGTGGAGCGCTCGGGGACGCTGGCGCTGGTGGAGCCGTTCATCGCCTCGCTGGACCCGGAGCAGTTTGCCTGTGAGATGCTGGGCAGCAGCGACAACAGCCAGGGGAGGACGGCGGACGACCTGCAGCGGCTGGTGCCCTTGCTGGATAGCTCGCGGCTGGAAGCGCAGTGCATCGCCGCCTTCTACCTCTGCACGGAGGCTGCCATCAAAAccaggcagaagaaaacaaag ATTTTCAGTGAGATTGGGGCTACACAGAGCCTGAAGAGGGTCGTGTGTTActccaccagcagcaccaccTCCTCCCTGGCCAAAAAGGTGCTGCGCATGATAGGGGAGGAGGTTCCTCGGCGCATCCTACCCACGGTTCCCAACTGGAAGCCCTGCGAGGTGCAGACGTGGCTGCAGCAGATTGGATTCAACAAATATTGCCAGAGCTTCCTG GACCACCAGGTCGATGGGGACATTCTCCTGAGACTGAcggaggaggagctgcaggaggattTGGGGATGGAGTCCAGCATCACTCGGAAGAG GTTTTTCCGGGAGCTGACGGAGCTGAAGACCTTCGCAAACTATTCCACCTGCGACCGCAGCAACCTGGCCGACTGGCTGGGCAGCATCGACCCCAAGTTTCGCCAGTACACCTACAACCTGCTGACGAGCGGCATCAACCGCAACTTCTTGCACCGGGTGacggagcagcagctgcaggaggactGCCACATCAACACGGGCTTCCACCGCGTCCGCATCCTCACCGCTGCAAGGG AAATGCTGCACTCCCCTATAACGCTGCAAACTGCTTCCGATGGGACTGATGTGTTTATCAGCTACCGGAGGAGCACCGGGTCACAGCTGGCCAG CCTGCTGAAGGTCCACCTGCAGCTGCACGGCTTCAGCGTGTTCATCGACGTGGAGAAGCTGGAGGCAGGGAAGTTTGAGGACAAGCTGATCCAGAGCGTCATGAGCGCCCGCAATTTTGTGCTGGTCCTCTCGCCAAACGCGCTGGATAAATGCATGGGAGACCCCGAGTGCAAGGACTGGGTGCACAAG GAGATTGTGACAGCCCTGAACTCTGGGAAGAACATCGTACCTGTTACAGACCATTTTGAGTGGCCGGACCCAGAAACGCTTCCCAAGGACATGAGGGCCGTCCTGAAATTTAATGGTATCAA